The DNA window ATTTTATTTTTTCTTTAATTTTTCATCAAATTTGCTTGCTACTGAAATTAAAGAACAAGAAAAACTATATGGTATTACAATTGATGACAGTTGGTATGATGATGTAAAAATAGAAGATATAATAGATGGAATAAAGAATTTACCCATGAAACCTGTCGTTCGTATTGTTATGTCAAAAGATATAAAGCCAAAAGACTATATTTCTTTATTTAGTAAAGTTCATAAAGTTGCTTATGTTATGGCTCAACCTGTTGATTCTTTTGAAATGGATACCTATAAAAATGTAGAAAGCTATAGAAAACGTTTTGAAGATTCATACAGGTACTTAAAAGATTATGTTGATATTTGGGAAATTGGAAATGAAATAAATGGGGAAGAATGGATAAAAGAATCACCAAAATTTACTGCTATAAAGATTTATTCAGCCTATAAATTTATAAAAAGTAAAAATGGCATTACTGCTTTAACTCCATACTATTTTCCACCTGAAGAAAATAAGATTTCTATGGAAAATTGGTTAGTAAAGTATATTCCTGAAGATATGAAAAATGGATTAGATTATGTTTTTGTCAGTTACTATGAAGATGATAACGAAGGTTTCCAGCCTAAATGGAAAGATATTTTTATTAATCTTGAAAAAATATTTCCAAACTCTAAGTTAGGAATAGGAGAATGTGGAAATACTTCACAAAATGCTACTAAAGAAAGTAAAATAAAAATGATTAATCACTATTATTCTATGCCGAAATATACTGCTAATTATGTAGGTGGATATTTTTGGTGGTATTGGGTACAGGATTGCATTCCATATAAAAATAATGAAGTTTGGTTGGAGCTTTCAAATAATATGAAATAATAATACAATAGACTTTTACAATTTTATTACTATTTTGTAACAGTCTATTTTTTATTTGACTTTTTTTTTAAAATATTGTATATTTCAGTTAATAACATATTATAACAAAAAATAACATATTATAACAAAAAAATAAAAAGGTGTGGTAAATATGTTGTCAATGGAACGTCATCAATACATTCTTCGCTACTTAGAAGAAAATGGAAATTCCACTCGTAAAGAATTAGCTAAACTTTTAAATGTAACAATCATGACAATTGGTAGAGATTTTAAAAAACTTGAAGAAAAAGGTTTATTAATTCAAACACATGGTGGAGCTACTCTTCCTGGATTTTTAATGGAAGAGAAAAAATATGAAAGAAAAAAAGAAGAGCACACAGAGATTAAAAGAAAAATTGCTAAAAATATTTTTCAAAAAATCCAATCTAATATGACCATTATTTTAGATGCAGGGACAACTACTTATGAATTAGCAACCCTTTTAGCCAATTCATCTCTAAAAAATATCTGTGTAATAACTAATGATTTATATATTGCTTTAGAACTATATCAAAAAGAAGATATTAAAGTCCTTTTATTAGGAGGCGAAGTTTCTTCTGAAACTGGTTCTACTGCTACTGTATTTTCACTACAACAAATTGAAGGATACAATGCTGACATAGCTTTTTTAGGGGTTTCTTCAATTTCAGAATTCTTTGATTTGACTGTTCCAACAGAAATAAAAGCCTTTTTAAAAAGAACAATGATGAAAATTAGTAAAGAAACTATTCTATTAGTTGATAGCAGTAAATTTCAAAAGAAAAAATTATACAAATTTGCAAATATAAAAAACTTTGATTATATTGTTACAGATTATAATTTTTCTAAAGAAGAAATAGAAAAATATCATCTCAAAAAAAAGATAATAACTATCAAATAAAAAAAGGTGAGAAAAATACAAAAATATATTGTAATAGCTGATGATTTAACTGGTTCTAATGCTACTTGCTCATTATTCAAAAAAATTGGACTAAGGGCAGCTAGTATTTTAAAATTACAAGGTGACATAAGTTATGATGTTGATGTTATCTCTTATTCTACTGCTAGTAGAGGTCTTGATAAAGAAGAAGCTTATAATAAAGTCTCAGAAGTAATTAAAATATTAAAAAATAAAGATGTCTTAGTTTATAACAAAAGAATTGATTCAACTTTAAGGGGAAATATAGGTACAGAAATCAATGCTATGTTAGATAATTTAGAAAATGATAGGATAGCTGTTGTTGTCCCAGCTTACCCTGATTCAGGAAGAATTGTAGTCAATAAAACTATGTTGGTGAATGGAGTTTTATTAGAAAATTCAGATGCTGGAAAAGACCCTAAAACTCCTATAAAAATATCTTGTGTTGAAAGTTTAGTACAGAAAGATATTAAATACTCATCAACATATTTTACTTTATCTGATATTGCACAACCAATTGAGGAAATAGTAAAAAAAATTCAAGAAGCTATAAAAAAATCAAGAGTTCTTATTTTTGATGCAGTAAATAATGAAGATATTATAAAAATATCAAAAGCGGTAATTCATAGTAATATCAATATTGTAACAGTTGATCCAGGTCCTTTCACTTTATATTATAGTAAAGAACTTCAAAAGAAGAATCACTTAGAGAAAAAAATATTAATGGTAATTGGTAGTGTGACAGCAACTACTAAAAAACAAATTGAATATATTTTACAAGAAGAAGATATTTTCCTAGTAAAAATGAAAGTTGAAGACTTTTTTGAAAAAGAAACTTGTTTAAAAGAAATTGAAAGAGTTATTTCATTTATAAAAAAAGGTATTGCAAGTTATGATTTATTTTTAGTTACAACAAGCCCAATTGGTGATGAGAAAAAAGCTGATTTACAAAAACTAGCTGAAAACTTAAATACAACTGTTGAGGAAATTTCTAAAATTATAGCTAATACTTTGACTGAAACTGTTGTAAAAATTTTAAAAGAAACAGAAAAATTTGAAGGTGTTTATAGTTCTGGTGGTGATATTACAATAGCTCTTTTAGAAAAATTAAAAGCAATTGGAGTAGAAATTCGTGAAGAAGTCATACCTTTGGCAGCTTATGGAAGAATTATAGGTGGAGATTTTCCTAATTTAAAATTAGTGAGCAAAGGAGGTATGGTAGGTGATGAAAAAACAATAAAATTATGTTTACATAAAATTAAAAATGATATTTAAAAGTTATAAAATTAGGAGGAACATATGAGAACAAAAATAGCCATCCCTATGGGAGATCCTGCTGGTGTTGGACCTGAAATTGTTGTGAAAACAGCTGTTTCAAAAGAAATTTTAGATTTA is part of the Fusobacterium nucleatum genome and encodes:
- a CDS encoding DeoR/GlpR family DNA-binding transcription regulator: MLSMERHQYILRYLEENGNSTRKELAKLLNVTIMTIGRDFKKLEEKGLLIQTHGGATLPGFLMEEKKYERKKEEHTEIKRKIAKNIFQKIQSNMTIILDAGTTTYELATLLANSSLKNICVITNDLYIALELYQKEDIKVLLLGGEVSSETGSTATVFSLQQIEGYNADIAFLGVSSISEFFDLTVPTEIKAFLKRTMMKISKETILLVDSSKFQKKKLYKFANIKNFDYIVTDYNFSKEEIEKYHLKKKIITIK
- a CDS encoding four-carbon acid sugar kinase family protein, whose amino-acid sequence is MQKYIVIADDLTGSNATCSLFKKIGLRAASILKLQGDISYDVDVISYSTASRGLDKEEAYNKVSEVIKILKNKDVLVYNKRIDSTLRGNIGTEINAMLDNLENDRIAVVVPAYPDSGRIVVNKTMLVNGVLLENSDAGKDPKTPIKISCVESLVQKDIKYSSTYFTLSDIAQPIEEIVKKIQEAIKKSRVLIFDAVNNEDIIKISKAVIHSNINIVTVDPGPFTLYYSKELQKKNHLEKKILMVIGSVTATTKKQIEYILQEEDIFLVKMKVEDFFEKETCLKEIERVISFIKKGIASYDLFLVTTSPIGDEKKADLQKLAENLNTTVEEISKIIANTLTETVVKILKETEKFEGVYSSGGDITIALLEKLKAIGVEIREEVIPLAAYGRIIGGDFPNLKLVSKGGMVGDEKTIKLCLHKIKNDI